A stretch of Mytilus edulis chromosome 11, xbMytEdul2.2, whole genome shotgun sequence DNA encodes these proteins:
- the LOC139493934 gene encoding pinin-like, with the protein MPVIKKDKVTSFLTPGKGAYSFAQGSGQNPKQEAAGAEVVVEEEEEVEEEVENHQNNIEMPSSDDNEMSPVYAVEDNDNSVKLRPKRKTAKVLVYEDDSEMEVPDSREISPVVVLEDVVLNSSLLREASVLMANMDFYVDPTDKEPTEASKNQVEQPTQPEEKSEKPDVHTNIQPEEQTEVHTDIQPEEQTEVHTDIHPEEQTEVHTDIQPEEQTEVHTDIHPEVHTDIQPEEQTEVHTDIHPEEQTEVYTDIHPEVHTDIQPEEQTEVHTDIHPEEQTEVHTDIQPEVQTEKQPEEQTEVHTDVHMDVQPEEILSKGDFVLVELRIEKTLRTKQFIGKVISIAADDVDVTFMKKTQNGLFIWPEISDKSIVDRKRIIKKLNHPKEIRKRRSIEMFFQDT; encoded by the exons ATGCCAGTTATTAAAAAGGACAAAGTAACATCTTTCCTTACCCCTGGAAAAGGAGCCTACTCATTTGCCCAGGGAAGTGGACAAA ATCCAAAACAAGAGGCAGCCGGGGCAGAGGTCGTGGTAGAGGAAGAGGAAGAGGTGGAGGAAGAGGTGGAAAATCATCAAAA CAACATTGAAATGCCAAGCAGTGATGATAATGAAATGAGTCCTGTTTATGCTGTAGAAGATAATGATAATTCTGTGAAATTGAg aCCAAAGAGGAAAACAGCAAAGGTTCTAGTCTATGAAGATGACAG TGAAATGGAAGTTCCAGACAGCCGGGAGATCAGTCCTGTCGTTGTTTTGGAAGATGTTGTATTAAATAGTTCTTTACTAAG AGAGGCCTCTGTCCTGATGGCAAATATGGATTTTTATGTTGATCCAACAGATAAA GAGCCAACTGAAGCATCTAAAAACCAAGTGGAACAACCAACCCAACCAGAGGAAAAATCAGAGAAACCAGATGTACACACAAATATACAACCAGAAGAACAAACAGAAGTACACACAGATATACAACCAGAAGAACAAACAGAAGTACACACAGATATACACCCAGAAGAACAAACAGAAGTACACACAGATATACAACCAGAAGAACAAACAGAAGTACACACAGATATACACCCAGAAGTACACACAGATATACAACCAGAAGAACAAACAGAAGTACACACAGATATACACCCAGAAGAACAAACAGAAGTATACACAGATATACACCCAGAAGTACACACAGATATACAACCAGAAGAACAAACAGAAGTACACACAGATATACACCCAGAAGAACAAACAGAAGTACACACAGATATACAACCTGAagtacaaacagaaaaacaaccaGAAGAACAAACAGAAGTACACACAGATGTACACATGGATGTACAACCTGAGGAAATTTTAAGTAAAG GTGATTTTGTTCTGGTGGAACTTAGAATTGAAAAGACGTTAAGAACAAAGCAGTTCATTGGAAAG gTAATAAGTATAGCAGCAGACGATGTTGATGTTACTTTCATGAAAAAGACTCAAAATGGACTGTTCATTTGGCCGGAAATCTCAGATAAAAGTATCGTAGACAGAAAAAGGATTATAAAGAAATTGAACCATccaaaagaaataagaaaaaggCGTTCTATTGAGATGTTTTTTCAAGACACCTGA